One region of Balaenoptera ricei isolate mBalRic1 chromosome 5, mBalRic1.hap2, whole genome shotgun sequence genomic DNA includes:
- the LOC132366446 gene encoding growth-regulated protein homolog alpha-like has translation MARAATPAAARLLRAALLFLLLVAAGRRAAGAPVVTELRCRCLQTLQGIHFKNIQSVEVTPPGPHCGQTEVVATLKTGQEVCLNPEAPMVKKIINKMLNKDSAN, from the exons ATGGCCCGCGCCGCGACCCCCGCCGCCGCCCGGCTCCTCCGCGCCGCGCTGCTGTTCCTGCTCCTGGTGGCCGCCGGCCGGCGCGCAGCAG GGGCGCCTGTGGTCACCGAACTGCGCTGCCGGTGCCTGCAAACCTTGCAGGGGATTCACTTCAAGAACATCCAGAGCGTGGAGGTGACGCCCCCGGGACCCCACTGCGGCCAAACGGAAGTCGT AGCCACTCTCAAGACTGGTCAGGAAGTTTGTCTCAACCCTGAAGCTCCCAtggttaaaaaaatcatcaataaGATGCTAAACAA GGACAGTGCCAACTGA